The DNA region TTCCCAACCAGATGTTATGTTCTTTATCTTCGTAGATGCAATATACATCTATATTGAAGGTAACGGTAGAATCAGGTACTATTTTGCCTTCCCTTGAAAGATTTCCAATCCATTGTCCCGACGGATCGTAGAGACATACGTTGCTCGATTGCTTTTTGTGATTGCGTTTCCATCCCACCCACAAGCGCTTCTGATGATCTTCCATCAAAGCACGTGCCTCTTTATGGCTGTCGAATCTATATTCGAATTTCTTCCGGTGGAATGATAGGTATCCAAAACCATCTCCTTTGGTATACCACAGATTTTGATGACGGTCGATAATATAACTGAAGGCCTGGAATGAAACAGGCTTCCGCATTCCCATTTCATAAGTAGATGCCTGCTCTAAGCAACGGTTTACCGGATTGTAAAAGCATAACTCACCTCCTGCGGGTTTGAGCCAGATACAACCATATTCGTCTTCATGCACAAAAGTACAAGGTTTATAGAAAGGGACTTCCGAGTATCTGGGATAATTCAATAAAGTGGTGGTTTCATTCTCCTTATCTAATAGGATTACTCCATCGTTGGCACCCAGTATCCATAGATTTCCTTTTTTGTCTTCAAATACGTCTGAATCTATTTCTATGGGCATTTCATGGACTGTGAATTTTTCATTTGCCGGATCGTAAAGTATAATGCTCCTATTCTGTAGAATTACAATTTTATTATCCGCTAAACTTTTTAATCCTGTGATCTCTGATATCGGTTGTTCGGGAACACATGGCAATACATCCTGGTTTTGAGTATCATACCGGGTGAAGAAGCCCTTGGAAGTGGCCAGGTAAATTCCATCGGGAACTTCCACCATAAATTCGAAAGGCATTAGATTGGATATGCTTTTCTGACCTACAATAAGAGCGCCTTTGTTAGTCAGAATCCATTCATCTCCATCCTTATCTTGGGTAATGCCATAGATGGTATCTCTTTCATTTCTTCCGGAATATAACTCGACGGACTCTGTCGTCGGAAACTTATTTTCATCTATGCGATACAGTTCATTCTGCATACCGACGGCCCAGGTAATCCCTTTTCCCAGTGCATACAATTTGTTAACTGAATTGGTGAGACTTTTGTTGAAAAGGAAAGGATCCTGGTATTCGTATGTCCGGGTATTGAATAAGTAACAGCGTTTATCATAAGTCAGGCACCAGATGTTATTCAATGAACTCTTTTTGATTTTGGTAAAGCGATGATTGCTTATGCGGATAGGACTTTCCGGGTAGGTTTTATAATTATAGAATGAGTATCCGTCAAAACGTTCCAATCCGTTCCAGGTAGACATCCATATATAGCCATTATCATCCTGGATAAAATTATGGACGCTTTTTTGAGACAATCCGTCTTGCACTGAATAGTGCTTCATATTGATCAGACTTTGTCCGAACAACATAGGGGTGAATAAATAGAGTAGTATGGTGATGATCGGCTTTAACATAGTATCTGTATTTTTCTGCCATACAAATATCGGGAAAAGATATCAGATACCAATAAACTGATGATTTATTGCAATGATTAAACCTGAAATTATAAAAAGAATACCTATGTTCAGAATTTATAAAGGAAAAGCTGAATATTATAATTTGATGTTTTATGAAATGCCTTCTTTTGCAAAGAATTATCTAACAAAATAAAAACAGGGATCATGAAACAGATTTTTATTTTCAGAAAGGCGCATGCCGCCGTTATTCTGATAGGTTGTCTGATGGCATTCTCTTCGGCAATGGCACAGCAAATGCCGAGACGCAATGTTTTACGCGAAACAAACAATGAATTTTTCAAGACTGAAGAAGCGCGTCGCATAGGCAATCAGGTGCTGGTGTTTCAGCGTTGTACCGGTGGTTGGCCGAAGAATATCGATATGACTCAAAAGATGAGTAATGAGGAATTAGCGCAAGTCTTAAGGGAGAAGTCACGCCGTAACGATTCGACAATTGATAACGACGCGACCACCATGCAGATGATTTATCTGGCTCGTTTATACAGGCAAACAAAGGATGTGCGCTACCGTGACGCCTTCCGTCTGGCGGTGGAGTATCTTCTGAGCGGTCAGTATGAAAATGGCGGATGGCCTCAATTCTGGCCGGAAATGCGCGGATATCAGGTACATATTACTTTTAATGATGATGCGATAGTGAATACACTGGAAATACTGCATGACATTATGACTGCTGAATTTCCTTATGACGGTGACCTCACCGACAAGGCAATGCGTCAACGGCTGTCGAAAGCTTTTGATAAGGGAATTGAATGTATTCTGGCAACACAGATCGTAACTGATGGACAGCTTACGGTATGGTGTCAGCAACACGACCGGGAAACCTTGAAACCGGCTTCGGCACGTGCCTACGAGTTGCCCTCGTATTGCTCGTCAGAGAGTGCTGCCATCGTGCGTTTGCTTATGACGTTGCCTAAACCCGATGCACGTATTAAGCGGGCTGTCCACGGAGCTATGAAATGGTTTGATACGTATAAACTCACCGGTTTGCGGTGTGAACGGTCGGCAGGAGAGCATGGTGTACGGGATACCCGTCTTGTAGAAGATCCGCAGGCCGGGCCGATATGGGCGCGTTATTATGATTTGAAGTATTGCGAACCTTATGTTTGCGACCGTGATGGTTTGCCACGACGTCGATTGGAGGAAATCGGAGTGGAACGTCGCAATGGTTACAGCTGGTATAACAGTCGCCCGGCCGAGCTTTTCAATCTGTATGATACCTGGGCTGCCAAATATGATCCGAAGCACAAAGTAAATGTTAGTCTGAATTCCCAAGGAGCTAATGAGAAGGGAATTATCGAAATGTATCGTCGTCCGGTGATGGATCGCACAGCTTTCGATGTGGTGGTGAAGCCGGGACAAAGTATTCAGGATGCCATTGAGAAAGCACCTGAGACACCGGCAAGTCCTTTCAAGATTCTTATATTAAAAGGTAACTATAATCAAAAGGTCATCATAGACCGTCCGAACATTGTATTGGTAGGTGAGAGCCGTGACAGTACAGTGATTGTTTTAGCCGAGACTGCTAAGACAAGGACCATCACTCAATATCATGGAAAACCTGTAGGCAATGGTGTGATTGTGCTGCAAGAGGGGGCTGATGATTGTGTCATTAGCGGTCTGACAGTATATAACAATGGAACTACTGTGGAGAACACTACCACCCACCAGATGTCTATCTTTGGACGTGCTACACGTACCATTGTTATTAATTGCAATGTATGGGCTGATGGTAATGATGCACTTTCACTTTGGGCGCCGAAAGGCAATGGAATGTATTATCATGCCGATCTTTATCTGCGTTGTCCCGGAGTGGATTTTCTTTGTCCGCGCGGGTGGTGTTATGCTACTCGTTGCCGGTTCTATGGCGATGGCCGTGCACTGATCTGGCATGACGGTCGGGGTGATAAGAGTAAGAAACTGGTTATCACTAATTCGTCTTTTGATGCTCAATCGCCCACTATTCTCGGACGTTGGCATCATGACTCGCAGTTCTTTATTATCAATTGTCAGATGTCGGAACAGATTCTAGATTGCAATATTGGTTATGCTTATTCGGACAAAGTGCTTGATCCTTGTCCATGGGGACAGCGTGTTTATTACTATGGTTGTCGTCGTCAGGGAGGCCATAGCGGTTGGTTAGGCAATAATCTGCAACAGGCGGAGAGTGCACCGACATTTTATGGTATTACTGCCCAATGGACGTTTGACGGTAAGTGGGATCCGGAACGGAGAATTCGTGATCTTTGGAATGTTTTGGCTTATTGACGAATACAATAAACCTGTTGGCAAGAGGAAAGGGAGATACTGATGCTTTGTCGTGCCTCTGTTAGTTTCATTTAGTTTCTTCCTTTTGAAACAAAAGTGCCTTGTTTGTGGAACAGAAGTTTCTCAAGCAAGAAATAAAAGTGTCTTACCTAAGAAACAAATGTCCCACAATAAGGAAACAAATGTTCCTATGAAGTGAAACGGAAGCTTTCTCGTAAGGATTGATGTGTATTGGTTTTAGTTGACAACTTCGTTTGT from Bacteroides sp. MSB163 includes:
- the pelA gene encoding pectate lyase, which produces MAQQMPRRNVLRETNNEFFKTEEARRIGNQVLVFQRCTGGWPKNIDMTQKMSNEELAQVLREKSRRNDSTIDNDATTMQMIYLARLYRQTKDVRYRDAFRLAVEYLLSGQYENGGWPQFWPEMRGYQVHITFNDDAIVNTLEILHDIMTAEFPYDGDLTDKAMRQRLSKAFDKGIECILATQIVTDGQLTVWCQQHDRETLKPASARAYELPSYCSSESAAIVRLLMTLPKPDARIKRAVHGAMKWFDTYKLTGLRCERSAGEHGVRDTRLVEDPQAGPIWARYYDLKYCEPYVCDRDGLPRRRLEEIGVERRNGYSWYNSRPAELFNLYDTWAAKYDPKHKVNVSLNSQGANEKGIIEMYRRPVMDRTAFDVVVKPGQSIQDAIEKAPETPASPFKILILKGNYNQKVIIDRPNIVLVGESRDSTVIVLAETAKTRTITQYHGKPVGNGVIVLQEGADDCVISGLTVYNNGTTVENTTTHQMSIFGRATRTIVINCNVWADGNDALSLWAPKGNGMYYHADLYLRCPGVDFLCPRGWCYATRCRFYGDGRALIWHDGRGDKSKKLVITNSSFDAQSPTILGRWHHDSQFFIINCQMSEQILDCNIGYAYSDKVLDPCPWGQRVYYYGCRRQGGHSGWLGNNLQQAESAPTFYGITAQWTFDGKWDPERRIRDLWNVLAY